In the genome of Nycticebus coucang isolate mNycCou1 chromosome 12, mNycCou1.pri, whole genome shotgun sequence, one region contains:
- the TTYH3 gene encoding protein tweety homolog 3 isoform X2 produces MAGVNYAAPWWVSLLHRLPHFDLQWETTSSQFRPEDTDYQQALLLLGATALACLALDLLFLLFYSFWLCCRRRKSEEHLDADCCCTAWCVIIATLVCSAGIAVGFYGNGETSDGVHRATYSLRHANRTVAGVQDRVWDTAAALNRTAEPSIQSLERQLAGRPEPLRAVQRLQGLLETLLGYTAAIPFWRNPAVSLEVLAEQVDHYDWYRWLGYLGLLLLDVIICLLVLVGLIRSSKGILVGVCLLGVLALVISWGSLGLELAVSVGSSDFCVDPNTYVTKMVEEHSVLSGEILQYYLACSPRAANPFQQKLSGSHKALVEMQDIVSELLRSVSQEHPVTKDPLLRVQEVLNGTEVNLQHLTALVDCRSLHLDYVQALTGFCYDGVEGLIYLALFSFVTALMFSSIVCSVPHTWQQKRGPDEDREEEAAPGPRQAHDSLYRVHMPSLYSCGSSYGSETSIPAAAHTVSNAPVTEYMSQNANFQNPRCENTPLIGRESPPPSYTSSMRAKYLATSQPRPDSSGSGH; encoded by the exons GCTCTGCTGCTGCTGGGGGCCACTGCCCTGGCCTGCCTGGCCCTGGacctcctcttcctgctcttctACTCCTTCTGGCTGTGCTGCCGGCGTCGCAAGAGCGAGGAGCACCTGGATGCAGACTGCTGCTGCACTGCCTGGTGTGTCATCATCGCCACGCTAGTGTGCAG cGCCGGCATCGCTGTGGGCTTCTACGGCAACGGGGAGACCAGTGATGGCGTCCATCGAGCCACCTACTCGCTACGTCACGCCAACCGCACGGTGGCCGGCGTCCAGGACCGC GTGTGGGACACCGCAGCAGCCCTGAACCGCACTGCGGAGCCCAGCATACAGAGCCTAGAGCGGCAGTTGGCAGGCCGACCAGAGCCCCTGCGGGCCGTGCAGAGGCTGCAGGGCCTACTCGAGACGCTCTTGGGCTACACAGCTGCCATACCCTTTTGGAGAAACCCTGCAGTGTCGCTGGAGGTGCTGGCCGAGCAGGTGGACCACTACGACTGGTACAG GTGGCTGGGCTACTTGGGCCTGCTGCTGCTTGATGTCATCATCTGCCTCCTGGTGCTAGTTGGCCTCATCCGCAGCTCCAAGGGCATCCTGGTCGG GGTCTGCCTGCTGGGTGTACTGGCTCTGGTCATCAGCTGGGGCTCACTAGGCTTGGAGCTGGCTGTGTCTGTG GGCTCCAGCGACTTCTGTGTGGACCCCAACACTTATGTGACCAAGATGGTGGAGGAGCACTCAGTGCTCAGTGGGG AAATCCTGCAGTACTACCTGGCCTGTTCGCCTCGAGCTGCCAACCCCTTCCAGCAG AAGCTGTCGGGCAGCCACAAGGCACTGGTGGAGATGCAGGACATTGTGTCTGAGCTCCTGAGAAGCGTCTCCCAGGAACATCCAGTCACCAAG GACCCCCTGCTCCGTGTCCAGGAGGTACTGAACGGCACAGAGGTGAACCTGCAGCACCTCACCGCCCTGGTGGACTGCCGCAGCCTGCATCTG GACTACGTGCAGGCGCTGACAGGCTTCTGCTACGACGGCGTTGAGGGCCTCATCTACCTGGCCCTCTTCTCCTTTGTCACTGCCCTCATGTTCAGCTCCATCGTCTGCAGTGTTCCACACACCTGGCAGCAGAAGAG AGGCCCTGAtgaggacagggaggaggaggccGCTCCAGGGCCAAGGCAGGCCCATGACAGCCTGTACCGTGTCCACATGCCTAGCCTGTATAGCTGCGGTAGTAGCTATGGCAGCGAGACCAGCATCCCAGCTGCGGCCCACACCGTCAGCAACGCCCCGGTTACTGAGTACAT GAGCCAGAATGCCAATTTCCAGAATCCTCGCTGTGAAAACACCCCACTCATTGGGCGTGAGtccccgccaccctca TACACCTCCAGCATGAGAGCCAAATACCTCGCCACGAGCCAGCCTCGCCCTGACTCCAGCGGCAGCGGCCACTAG
- the TTYH3 gene encoding protein tweety homolog 3 isoform X3, with protein MRTGGDAHSWALQQCDQEVTFLKEAPPPPQKQALLLLGATALACLALDLLFLLFYSFWLCCRRRKSEEHLDADCCCTAWCVIIATLVCSAGIAVGFYGNGETSDGVHRATYSLRHANRTVAGVQDRVWDTAAALNRTAEPSIQSLERQLAGRPEPLRAVQRLQGLLETLLGYTAAIPFWRNPAVSLEVLAEQVDHYDWYRWLGYLGLLLLDVIICLLVLVGLIRSSKGILVGVCLLGVLALVISWGSLGLELAVSVGSSDFCVDPNTYVTKMVEEHSVLSGEILQYYLACSPRAANPFQQKLSGSHKALVEMQDIVSELLRSVSQEHPVTKDPLLRVQEVLNGTEVNLQHLTALVDCRSLHLDYVQALTGFCYDGVEGLIYLALFSFVTALMFSSIVCSVPHTWQQKRGPDEDREEEAAPGPRQAHDSLYRVHMPSLYSCGSSYGSETSIPAAAHTVSNAPVTEYMSQNANFQNPRCENTPLIGRESPPPSRYLAALDSGSHGGWQFKPMDSARTLW; from the exons ATGAGGACAGGAGGTGATGCTCACAGCTGGGCCCTACAGCAGTGTGACCAGGAGGTCACCTTTCTAAAGGAGGCACCACCCCCTCCTCAGAAACAG GCTCTGCTGCTGCTGGGGGCCACTGCCCTGGCCTGCCTGGCCCTGGacctcctcttcctgctcttctACTCCTTCTGGCTGTGCTGCCGGCGTCGCAAGAGCGAGGAGCACCTGGATGCAGACTGCTGCTGCACTGCCTGGTGTGTCATCATCGCCACGCTAGTGTGCAG cGCCGGCATCGCTGTGGGCTTCTACGGCAACGGGGAGACCAGTGATGGCGTCCATCGAGCCACCTACTCGCTACGTCACGCCAACCGCACGGTGGCCGGCGTCCAGGACCGC GTGTGGGACACCGCAGCAGCCCTGAACCGCACTGCGGAGCCCAGCATACAGAGCCTAGAGCGGCAGTTGGCAGGCCGACCAGAGCCCCTGCGGGCCGTGCAGAGGCTGCAGGGCCTACTCGAGACGCTCTTGGGCTACACAGCTGCCATACCCTTTTGGAGAAACCCTGCAGTGTCGCTGGAGGTGCTGGCCGAGCAGGTGGACCACTACGACTGGTACAG GTGGCTGGGCTACTTGGGCCTGCTGCTGCTTGATGTCATCATCTGCCTCCTGGTGCTAGTTGGCCTCATCCGCAGCTCCAAGGGCATCCTGGTCGG GGTCTGCCTGCTGGGTGTACTGGCTCTGGTCATCAGCTGGGGCTCACTAGGCTTGGAGCTGGCTGTGTCTGTG GGCTCCAGCGACTTCTGTGTGGACCCCAACACTTATGTGACCAAGATGGTGGAGGAGCACTCAGTGCTCAGTGGGG AAATCCTGCAGTACTACCTGGCCTGTTCGCCTCGAGCTGCCAACCCCTTCCAGCAG AAGCTGTCGGGCAGCCACAAGGCACTGGTGGAGATGCAGGACATTGTGTCTGAGCTCCTGAGAAGCGTCTCCCAGGAACATCCAGTCACCAAG GACCCCCTGCTCCGTGTCCAGGAGGTACTGAACGGCACAGAGGTGAACCTGCAGCACCTCACCGCCCTGGTGGACTGCCGCAGCCTGCATCTG GACTACGTGCAGGCGCTGACAGGCTTCTGCTACGACGGCGTTGAGGGCCTCATCTACCTGGCCCTCTTCTCCTTTGTCACTGCCCTCATGTTCAGCTCCATCGTCTGCAGTGTTCCACACACCTGGCAGCAGAAGAG AGGCCCTGAtgaggacagggaggaggaggccGCTCCAGGGCCAAGGCAGGCCCATGACAGCCTGTACCGTGTCCACATGCCTAGCCTGTATAGCTGCGGTAGTAGCTATGGCAGCGAGACCAGCATCCCAGCTGCGGCCCACACCGTCAGCAACGCCCCGGTTACTGAGTACAT GAGCCAGAATGCCAATTTCCAGAATCCTCGCTGTGAAAACACCCCACTCATTGGGCGTGAGtccccgccaccctca CGCTATCTAGCTGCCCTGGACTCTGGCAGCCACGGGGGCTGGCAATTTAAGCccatggacagtgcccgaacgCTGTGGTAG
- the TTYH3 gene encoding protein tweety homolog 3 isoform X1 — MAGVNYAAPWWVSLLHRLPHFDLQWETTSSQFRPEDTDYQQALLLLGATALACLALDLLFLLFYSFWLCCRRRKSEEHLDADCCCTAWCVIIATLVCSAGIAVGFYGNGETSDGVHRATYSLRHANRTVAGVQDRVWDTAAALNRTAEPSIQSLERQLAGRPEPLRAVQRLQGLLETLLGYTAAIPFWRNPAVSLEVLAEQVDHYDWYRWLGYLGLLLLDVIICLLVLVGLIRSSKGILVGVCLLGVLALVISWGSLGLELAVSVGSSDFCVDPNTYVTKMVEEHSVLSGEILQYYLACSPRAANPFQQKLSGSHKALVEMQDIVSELLRSVSQEHPVTKDPLLRVQEVLNGTEVNLQHLTALVDCRSLHLDYVQALTGFCYDGVEGLIYLALFSFVTALMFSSIVCSVPHTWQQKRGPDEDREEEAAPGPRQAHDSLYRVHMPSLYSCGSSYGSETSIPAAAHTVSNAPVTEYMSQNANFQNPRCENTPLIGRESPPPSRYLAALDSGSHGGWQFKPMDSARTLW; from the exons GCTCTGCTGCTGCTGGGGGCCACTGCCCTGGCCTGCCTGGCCCTGGacctcctcttcctgctcttctACTCCTTCTGGCTGTGCTGCCGGCGTCGCAAGAGCGAGGAGCACCTGGATGCAGACTGCTGCTGCACTGCCTGGTGTGTCATCATCGCCACGCTAGTGTGCAG cGCCGGCATCGCTGTGGGCTTCTACGGCAACGGGGAGACCAGTGATGGCGTCCATCGAGCCACCTACTCGCTACGTCACGCCAACCGCACGGTGGCCGGCGTCCAGGACCGC GTGTGGGACACCGCAGCAGCCCTGAACCGCACTGCGGAGCCCAGCATACAGAGCCTAGAGCGGCAGTTGGCAGGCCGACCAGAGCCCCTGCGGGCCGTGCAGAGGCTGCAGGGCCTACTCGAGACGCTCTTGGGCTACACAGCTGCCATACCCTTTTGGAGAAACCCTGCAGTGTCGCTGGAGGTGCTGGCCGAGCAGGTGGACCACTACGACTGGTACAG GTGGCTGGGCTACTTGGGCCTGCTGCTGCTTGATGTCATCATCTGCCTCCTGGTGCTAGTTGGCCTCATCCGCAGCTCCAAGGGCATCCTGGTCGG GGTCTGCCTGCTGGGTGTACTGGCTCTGGTCATCAGCTGGGGCTCACTAGGCTTGGAGCTGGCTGTGTCTGTG GGCTCCAGCGACTTCTGTGTGGACCCCAACACTTATGTGACCAAGATGGTGGAGGAGCACTCAGTGCTCAGTGGGG AAATCCTGCAGTACTACCTGGCCTGTTCGCCTCGAGCTGCCAACCCCTTCCAGCAG AAGCTGTCGGGCAGCCACAAGGCACTGGTGGAGATGCAGGACATTGTGTCTGAGCTCCTGAGAAGCGTCTCCCAGGAACATCCAGTCACCAAG GACCCCCTGCTCCGTGTCCAGGAGGTACTGAACGGCACAGAGGTGAACCTGCAGCACCTCACCGCCCTGGTGGACTGCCGCAGCCTGCATCTG GACTACGTGCAGGCGCTGACAGGCTTCTGCTACGACGGCGTTGAGGGCCTCATCTACCTGGCCCTCTTCTCCTTTGTCACTGCCCTCATGTTCAGCTCCATCGTCTGCAGTGTTCCACACACCTGGCAGCAGAAGAG AGGCCCTGAtgaggacagggaggaggaggccGCTCCAGGGCCAAGGCAGGCCCATGACAGCCTGTACCGTGTCCACATGCCTAGCCTGTATAGCTGCGGTAGTAGCTATGGCAGCGAGACCAGCATCCCAGCTGCGGCCCACACCGTCAGCAACGCCCCGGTTACTGAGTACAT GAGCCAGAATGCCAATTTCCAGAATCCTCGCTGTGAAAACACCCCACTCATTGGGCGTGAGtccccgccaccctca CGCTATCTAGCTGCCCTGGACTCTGGCAGCCACGGGGGCTGGCAATTTAAGCccatggacagtgcccgaacgCTGTGGTAG